TTGACATTGGCAAGATACATGGCATTATGGACAAGTTTATCCTCTATAATAGATCGGCTAAGTGTGCAATTGACGAGGCTCTCTATGATATCATGGGCCGTGCGTCTGATATACCAATCTACGACCTCATTGGAGGCTCATACAGAGATGAGTTCTCCACTCAGCGGGCAATCCCGATTCTAGAGCCTGATGAAATGGCAAAGATGGCTGTGAAGCTAGTGGGCGAAGGCTACACCGTATTTGAAGTCAAGGTTGGTCTTGATCCCAAGAAGGATGTAAACAGAGTTGTTGCAATTGAAGATGCTATTGGTGACAAGGCAACCTTGATAGTAGATGCCAACTGTGGTTGGGATCCCATGGATGCAGTCAATGTCCTGAAGCAGATTGAGCATTACACCAACATACTAGCGGAACAACCAACGAGATCTCTTGATGGTCTGGCATGGATTAGGGACAAGATTAGCATCCCGATAATCGCTGATGAGAGCCTGTTCACCCCGGAGGACGCTCTGCAAATCATCAAGAAAGATGCTGCTGATATAATGAGCATGAAGCTCCTGAAGGCGGGAGGCTTCTATGAATGCCTTAAGATTCGCGCCATATGCGATACTGCAGGAATCCCATACCGGATAGATGACATGGCCGTGACAAAAGTCGGCAACACAGCAAGTGCTCATCTGGCATGGAGCTCAAAGGACATCGTGGGTTGTGGCGTTGCCCAACACTTCTTCCTGACCAAGAAGCTAAAGATTCTCAAATCTGGCGGAGTAAATATAGCTGACGGAATGGCAGTTGCGCCGGACGGTCCTGGCCTTGGACTGGAAGTGGATGATGAAGTCTTGGGAGAGCCCGACTTCACTGTCGAGTAGACCCCCCATCCCACAATACAGAGTGGAGGATGATTCCCTGTGGAGAAGCTGGATAATACCATGAACGATCTTGAGAATGCTTTTAAAGACCTGAAGGAGTTCCTACATAGAGTAAGATATGAAACGCCTAGGGAGAAGACCCTGAGCTATGTCATACTCTTCGCTGGGTTACTCATCTTCCCCAACTTCCTTGGCGTCTATCCTGTGCACGTGTTGAATGTTGCACTGTACTACATTGCGATTGTGAGTACATGGAATCTGCTTGCAGGATATACTGGTATCTTCTCATTGGCCCAAGCAGCAATGTCTGCTACAGGATCATATACGACTGCGCTACTCGCGAGATACTATGGGATCCATCCTGTTATGGGAATCATCCTCGGAGGTTTTGTTGCAGCACTGATTAGCTACTCAATTGGAACCATTACTCTAGGCATGCGGGGGATTTATTTGGCCCTGTCAACCTGGGCTTTTGCTGGTTCTGCAAGGCTTCTCATATCGATTAACTATGAGATTACGAGGGGGGACCTCGGTCTACCTGTCAACTATTTGTACGGTGTCATCCCCGGCTCTGCGCCTATGCTCTACTACTACACAACGCTTGCACTAACAATAGTGACTCTATTGGCAATATACCGCATAATTCACTCCCGGACAGGCTTGTTCCTCCAAGCGATACGGGAAGATACCATCGCTGCAGAAGTTGCTGGAGTAGATACTGTCAAGTACAAGAAGCGCATTTTCATCCTGTCCGGTTTCATCGCCGGAATCTTCGGTGCCTACTATGCGCACTTTATTGGTGTCATCAGCCCTAGTCTGTTCAAGTTCGGAGAAATGGCGCTGATTATTATCATGACAATAATGGGTGGCTACGGTACTTTCGTTGGTCCAATCATTGGAGCCACTGTCATAGAATTGTTGACCGAGTACCTTCGAGAGTTTGAGGAACTCAGGATGGTTATGTACGGAGTGATTGTCCTTATCATGATGAGAACATTCAGAGATGGAATCTGGGGCATCCTCCAAGATGTCCGTGACAGAATAAGTGGTGAAAGCAAGGCAAAGACAGTCTATGAGAAGCACCTAGAAACCGAGCAATTTGGTGGCGAGAATGGTTGAGATTGCTAGTGGACGTAACAATTACGGCCAGTTCTTGGGAATAATTATGTTAAAAACCTCTTTCACAAGAATACCTGGAGACATAGGAAACGCATCAACTTTCGACTTTCCAGTCCGCTACAAGGTCATTGAGGAGGCAACACCAATCAGGGTTGTCGATGAGGCTGATCGAGCTTTGCTTCCTCACTTCATTGCCGCTGCAAGAGATTTAGAGGCTGAAGGCGTCAGGGCAACAACCACATCCTGTGGGTTTATGGCTCTCTTTCAGAACGAGCTAGCCAATGCTGTGGATATTCCGGTCTTTACATCAAGCCTACTGCAAGTCCCTCTTGCATGTCGAATGCTACGTGAGGGAAAGAGAGTAGGAATAGTAACTGGTAACTCAAAGGCATTGACAGAGGACCATCTTGGTGCAGTAGGCATAACAGATTCGATGCCTATCGCTATTGTAGGTATGGAACACCAAGAAGATTTCACAGAAGCGATAGGAGAGCACCTGAAGCGGCCAGTTGACCCAAAGAGAATCGAGAAGATCATGATCTCTGTTTGCAGAAATCTGAAGAAGAAAGAGAATCTCGGTGCTATTGTATTTGAATGCACCAATCTCTCGCCCTATGCTAAGGCAGTCCAAGACGAGGTAGGATTGCCTGTTTATGACATAACAACACTGTGCAATTACGCCTATAGCGTCACATTCAGAAGCAGGTTCGAAGGCTTTCTTTGAATACAGAGTTCCAGATAATAGGTGCTGTCACGATGACTCAGAAGATAACAGTCTGTGGGGGAGGAAATGGATCACACGCCATGGCTGGCGACCTCTCTCTCAGGGGATACAAGGTCACCCTGTTTGAGCATCCAAAGTTCAGACAGAACATCGAGAAAGTGCTTCAGACTATGACAATCGAAGTTGTCGGTGAGATAGAAGGAACTGCCAATCTAGAGGGAGTTACTGTGAGCCCAAAGGAGGCTGTTGAGGACGCGAATACCATTCTCCTTCCAATTCCTACCTACGCCCAAGAACCCTTCTTTGATTTGATGATGCCCTTCTTCAAGGAAGACCAACGGGTCATCATGACAACAGGCAACTATGGCTCCATCATCCTGGGCAATTTTTTGAATACTAGGCGAAATATCCAGATGGTTGTCGGCGAAACCAGTACATTGCCCTACATTGCACGGATGATGGGACCCGGCAAGGTCCGAG
The Candidatus Lokiarchaeota archaeon DNA segment above includes these coding regions:
- a CDS encoding branched-chain amino acid ABC transporter permease translates to MEKLDNTMNDLENAFKDLKEFLHRVRYETPREKTLSYVILFAGLLIFPNFLGVYPVHVLNVALYYIAIVSTWNLLAGYTGIFSLAQAAMSATGSYTTALLARYYGIHPVMGIILGGFVAALISYSIGTITLGMRGIYLALSTWAFAGSARLLISINYEITRGDLGLPVNYLYGVIPGSAPMLYYYTTLALTIVTLLAIYRIIHSRTGLFLQAIREDTIAAEVAGVDTVKYKKRIFILSGFIAGIFGAYYAHFIGVISPSLFKFGEMALIIIMTIMGGYGTFVGPIIGATVIELLTEYLREFEELRMVMYGVIVLIMMRTFRDGIWGILQDVRDRISGESKAKTVYEKHLETEQFGGENG
- a CDS encoding aspartate/glutamate racemase family protein, coding for MVEIASGRNNYGQFLGIIMLKTSFTRIPGDIGNASTFDFPVRYKVIEEATPIRVVDEADRALLPHFIAAARDLEAEGVRATTTSCGFMALFQNELANAVDIPVFTSSLLQVPLACRMLREGKRVGIVTGNSKALTEDHLGAVGITDSMPIAIVGMEHQEDFTEAIGEHLKRPVDPKRIEKIMISVCRNLKKKENLGAIVFECTNLSPYAKAVQDEVGLPVYDITTLCNYAYSVTFRSRFEGFL